The sequence CGCTCAGGTCAGGGACACACCCCGCGATCTGCGCGTGCGTCGTCGCCGGTAGCGCCCAGAGCGCCGCACAGGCGAGCCACGCCAGCGCCCGCAGCCTCGATTCCCGAATCCGCATGAGAGCCTCCGCAAGGATCGACCAGACTACCACCCGGCCGCGTCTTCGCGGAAGCCGCCCGCGACGCCTCGCCCGGACGCAAGCGATGCGCAACGCGGACCGGGCGGTTGCGGGCCAGGGGCGGACCGACCGGGCTACGGGCCTTTGCGCCGCGCCGCCTGGCGGACGAACGCCATGCGGTCCTGGCCCCAATAGAGCTTGCGGCCGACGACGAAGGAAGGCACCCCGAAGATGCCGTCGCGCTCGACGCCCCGCGCCCAGCCATCGCCCACCTCCCGGCGCAGGTCCGGGTCGTGCGCCCACGCCAGCGTGGCTTCCGGGTCGCAGCGCGCCCGGCGCGACGCGTCGGCGAGCACCTTGTCCTCGCCGAGGTCGAGGCCCTGTTGGAAGCGCTGTCGGAACAGCTGCCGAACCAGCTCCAGCCCCTTCCCGGCACGCAGGGCGCCGAGGGCAGCTGCGTGGCTGGGCAACCAGTCACAGTCGCCCTGCGAGGGGAAGGTGACGGTCAGCCCTTCCTTGCGCGCGATGCGGCGTACGTCCTGCGCGAGGTAGGCGACCTTCTGCGGCAGGAGCGACGGGTCGTTCGGGAACTGCTCCGGCGTCGGGAAGACTGGGATGCAGTCGAGCGCGACGCCGAGGTCGCCGAGTTCTTCCTCGATGCGTTCGGCGGCGAGCCAGGCGTAGGGGCTGCGAAAACTAAAGTAGAAGCGGATCGCGTCCGCGTCGTCGGTGTCCACCCTCGTCTCCGGTTCCCCGCCTCACTTCCGAGTATGCACGAGGCACGGCGCCTCTCCCAACCCCCAAACCCCCCACACAAGAGCGACTGCCGTCTTCGGAGGGTGTTCGGTTCGTTTCGTGGCTTCGCGGCGGACGTGTCCCCGCGCGTCATGGCTCGCTGCGCGCTCGGCGCCATTCCTCGCTCCCCGGCCCGACGCTCCATCGCGTCGTCCACGACTTCGCCTCGGGCTGCGCGTGACTTCCGCGCGGGGACACGTCCGCCGCTCGTGCCGTGCGGTTCCGCGGCTCCGCCGCGGGCGCGTTGGCGGCGGGCGCGCGGCTGGGGCGGTTCCCGAAGCGAAACTCAGCGCAGCCCGAGACGAGGGGGCCACCGACGACACGGAACGTCGATCGGGGAGAGGGGTGGGAACGCCCGGAGGCTCGCGGCGAGCCATTTCGCGGAGGGAAGCCGCCCCAGCTGGGCGCTGCCCGGCGTCGCCACGCTCGAAGCTCGCGCGGCGACGCTAGAACAGGTCGAGGGACTCGACGGCGTTCTTGGTGCCCGAGACGACCAGGCGGTCGCCCTCGTGAATGATGTCATCGGCCACCGGGACGCGGATCGGCGGTCGGCCATCGTCGGTGTTGCGCTTGCGCTGGAGCACGATGTGCACGCCGGTCGTGGCCGCGATGTCGGCGTCGCGGATCGAACGCCCGAAGAAGCGCGGCGGCGCCAGGATCTCCTGGACGACGTAGCCGCCGCCGAGCGCCACCTGCTGCCCCTTGCTCGCCACGAGCATCTGGTCCGACACGCTGCCGGCGAGGTCGCGCCGTAGCACCTCTTCGTTGTAGGCCTGCATCACGTCGCGCTTGTGCACGCTGCCGATCACCGTCGCGCTCTCGTGCACGCCCACCACGGCTACCTCTTCGGCGTGAGTGCCGCTGAAGACCTGCATCACCAGGTGGAGGTCGTCGGCGTCCGTCACCGTCGGCGGGCTCGGGTCGGCGAGGTCTCCCGCGACGACGATCGGACGCAGCGCCTCCTGCTCGGTGAGCATGCGCGTGAAGTCGCGCAGGTGGAAGGTGCCCACCAGGCGCTCCATGCGGTCGACCACGAAGAAGTCGGTGTGCTCGCTGCCGAGCACGCGATCGATCACC comes from Myxococcota bacterium and encodes:
- a CDS encoding DsbA family protein produces the protein MDTDDADAIRFYFSFRSPYAWLAAERIEEELGDLGVALDCIPVFPTPEQFPNDPSLLPQKVAYLAQDVRRIARKEGLTVTFPSQGDCDWLPSHAAALGALRAGKGLELVRQLFRQRFQQGLDLGEDKVLADASRRARCDPEATLAWAHDPDLRREVGDGWARGVERDGIFGVPSFVVGRKLYWGQDRMAFVRQAARRKGP